The genomic stretch AAAGTATCAGCTTTCATAGTAGTAGCGATTGCAAAAGCCATTTGATCTCCATCAACATTAAGTAACGTTTTTTCTTCTGGATCATACGCCAAGGGAGCAAAAACTAGAAGATCAAAACTCTTTAACAAATCTGAGATCACTAGTGAATCCACTTTCTTTATTTTTCCAGTATAACCGCCATCAACTATTCTTTTTCTTCCTCTTTCATCTATTATTATTATTTTTTTCTTTCTCTCCGCAATTACAGAGTTACCATCAGCACCAGTTAGTGAAATTACTTTCTTTTTATGAGCTAACTTTGATACTATTTGTCTTGAAATTAAACTCATAACCATTATAAAAACTTCTAATTCTTCTTTTGTAGTGTATCTGCTTCTTATACCTTCTGGTGATGTTACGAAAACTGGTTCAATTCCTAATTTCTTAGAAGTCTCAGTTACTTGGTCTCCACCACCATGAACAAATATAGCTTGTTCTCCTACATTAGATAAACTTTCAATAATCCCATCCAAATTATTTTTTATTACTCTTCCTCCAGCTTTCACAACTATCATTTTACGCAGGCCTCAGAGGAGGTATTCTTAAACCCTCATCCTCTTCAAAACCTCTTGATATGTTAAAAGCTTGGACAGCTTGGCCAGCAGCGCCTTTCATTAAATTATCTATTGCAGAAAACATTGTTATTCTTTGCATCCTCTTTTCTATTGCAAAACCTATATCTGCAAAATTACTACCTATAACAAATTTTGGGTCTGGGTAAGGATGTACATTACTCCTTATTATACGTACGAATTTTTTTCCTTTGTAGAATTCTATAGATTTTTTCCACATATCCATTTCGCTTATATCACTATTTAACCAACCATGAACTGAAGCTAAAGCACCTCTCACACTGCTAACGGCATGAGGAACTAAACTTACTTTTACATCCCTTTTTGCTACTAAACTAAGTTCTTGCTCAGCTTCAGCTGCATGCCTATGTCCATCAGCCTCGTAAGGTCTTATCGCATTTTGCCTTTCCGGATGATGACTACCTTCATGAGGTTTAGCACCTCCTTCACTACTTCCAACTTTTACATCGCTGATTAATTTGTAAGTCTCTAATAGACCTGATGCAACTAAAGGAGCACCAGCTAATATAGTTGCAGTAGCATTACAACCCGGAGAAGCAATAAGTTTTGCATTTTTAAGTTCTTCATAGTGAAGTTCTGGTAAGCCATATACAGCTTTTTTCAGTAAATCTGGATATGGGTGTTCATAACCATACCATATCTTATATAGAGTAGGATCTTTTAACCTAAAATCTGCACTTAAATCAATTACCTGAATTCCTGTTTCTAGGATTTTTGGTACATATTCTATTGAAACTTTGTGTGGTAACCCAAGAAATACAACGTCTGCTTTATCTCCCAGTTTATCAAATGAAAACTGAGAAAAATTCATATTATAAAATCCTCTTAAATTCGGATGTATCAATGATACTGGTTTTCCCGCATATTCTCTAGATGTTACATATGTTACTTCCACTTTGGGATGAACTGCCAGAATTCTTAACAATTCTCCACCAGTATAACCTGAACCTCCTATTACGGCAACTCTTATCATCTTTTGACCATAAAGCAATAGGATTATAAGTAATTTAAGCGTATATAGTATTATATTATGAGTATAACAACAGACGAATTGAAGAAATTCCTAGAAGAAAAAATCGCTGATTTAAAGAAAGAATTAGAGTTTTATGAGTATTTACTTAGTTTAATTGAAGCAGAGGGATATAAGGGTATTGTAAAGGGGAACAAGGGGAGTATGGATGTTCTTAAAAGTAGCAGGGGAGAAATATTAGCTGAAATATATTATATGCCCCCTATTATGAGGGTAATAATTAAAGGAAAGACTACTATAAATAAAATTTATGTTAATGTACTCACAAAGATACTAGAAAATGAAAAAAATAGAAATAAAATAGATTATGATATTGTATTAGAAAGGGATGAACTTAAAGAAATAATTATAAAAAATGTTAAGGATGAAATAATTTATAATAAAATTAAGGCTGCTTTACAATCTATTTTAGAGAGAGTCTCTTACTAATGTATCTAATGAAATTACTACTGGCCTAGGATCTGTTATAAATCTAATTAAAGCTTCGCCTCTTCCTAGAAATGATAACTCGTTTGAAATTTCCTTATCAGATATGTTTACAAATCTTAAAACTTCTTGCCAGAATTTTTTATCTCCATTATTCATAAATACTGATAATCCTATGTTTTGTAAATAAATATCGCTATAATCTCCTAAATCGATTATATTCTGAGTAGCTAATAATAGCATAATACCAAAACCCCTCCCTCTCTTTATAAGATCAAGTATTATTGAATACTCTGAAGAATCCTTTATTATAGTCCAAGCTTCATCTATAACAACAGCTATTTTCAATTTATCGTCAGCTATGTTATATTTATTATAAATTTTTGTTAGTACTGACATCATTATTAGTCGCCTAATTTCTTCAGACTTTACTAGTGAAAGATCAATCACATATATATTATCTTCATTAATCATGCTGATTAAGGAGTTTTCTTTATCTATATCAAGTTCTTTTACTTGAGATATTATTCTATAGAGATATGTTTTAACTTGATAAGGGATATCTAATTTTTCAATTTCAGTCAGAATGATATTCCATGTGGGATTTGTGTACCTATAAAATACGTCTTTTATTACTTTATATAAGATAGAAGAGGTATACTTATCCAGTTTAAAACTGTTTGACAATATTTCCTCTATTTGTGATATATAAGATTCTAAGTTAATACCATCAACTTTCAATAAACCTAAACTATATACAAGAGGGTTGAGAATTTTGAATCGTATATAATATCTTTTTAATCTTATTTTTATATCACTTTTTGTATCAAAGAAAATTACTGGAATATTTGAAAATATATTAATTTTATAACCTAGACTTATCAAAAATTCTGTTTTTCCAGCACCAGTTGGACCAATAAGTAGAACGTGGGGATTTAGCATAGTTTTATAGTTCCAAAAAACAGCCCTATTATTACCTATTTCTCGTCCTATGTAGATCCCATCTTCAAAAAACTCAAATTTTGGAGACTTAGGTAATGAAAATACGGACAAGAATGGTAATTGAGTTGGGAAACTTTGCTTCTTTAACTTAATTTTATCTTGAAGTAATTTTATTATCTCATCTTTTGTAGCTAACCTAGCTTTTATTCCTAAACTTTCTAATCCTTTCCTTAGAAGTTGTATAGAAGCTATTACATTTTCTTCTGTTGTAGAATTAATTATAAAGAATATTAAGTATCTGAAAGGAGTTTCTCCTTCACTTATTTTCTTAATCATCGACTGAACAATTTCTAGCTCATTTTTTGCTCTTTCATTAGATGGATCAGCCTCAGTAATAACTCTTAAATTTTGGGCTCGCAAAAATAAATTTTCTAAAAATTTATTTTTATCTATGGATTGCTTCTTAAATACTATGTCTATATCCCCTAATACATCTAAAACTTTATGAAATGATATTATCTTATTTCTTAGACTTTCATCACTTAAATCCCGATAATCAAAAGGAATATCGTCTACTACAAGAACACCTCTTATGCTTTCTCCGTCTCTTATTATTCCATCTTTTACAATTATCTCCGACTTTACTTCATTTTTGTTTATTTTACCCCGAATATATGTAGTAAAAAATTTACTGAAAAATCTATGATTTTCTTTTTTCGACATAATCAAAAAGAGAAAAAATAGCAATATATCTAAAATAAAAAATATTAAATTTCTACTAATAACTCCTAAAATTAAAAGGATTACTACAAAGATTATGAGAACTTTATGATTTTCGCTTATATTATCAGCCATATGTTTATATATTTACTTAAAAATGAGAGAGATAATCGCTATAATTCAATATTAGCATGTATTACGCGTAAATCATCCTCGGTCTTTTTAAGCTTCATCATTAATTCAGCTACTACACCATCTAGAAATATTTGCGTAGTATCCTCAAATAGTGTACCTAATGGTGCTAACGGCTCAGTAATCCCTAAAATTTGCCTTGCAAAATAATCCTCATTTTGTGAATATTTTGTTCTGCCAGGGATTTCTACAACTACATCTGCTATTTTTGCAATAGGACTGTCCGAATAACTCGTTATTGCTATTAATGTTGCTTTAGCTTCTTTTGCAGCCTCAGCAGCGGTTAATATTAACTTTGTTCTACCGGAACCTGATATTGCAATCGCAATATCTTTTTCACCAATTGCTGGAACTATTGTCTCACCTAATACATATGCATTATAACCTAAATGAAGAAGACGCATTGCAAAAGCTCTTCCTACTAGTCCGCTTCTCCCAGCCCCCATTACCAATACCTTTCCATTTCTATTATTATA from Sulfolobus sp. S-194 encodes the following:
- the cedB gene encoding DNA import protein CedB; amino-acid sequence: MADNISENHKVLIIFVVILLILGVISRNLIFFILDILLFFLFLIMSKKENHRFFSKFFTTYIRGKINKNEVKSEIIVKDGIIRDGESIRGVLVVDDIPFDYRDLSDESLRNKIISFHKVLDVLGDIDIVFKKQSIDKNKFLENLFLRAQNLRVITEADPSNERAKNELEIVQSMIKKISEGETPFRYLIFFIINSTTEENVIASIQLLRKGLESLGIKARLATKDEIIKLLQDKIKLKKQSFPTQLPFLSVFSLPKSPKFEFFEDGIYIGREIGNNRAVFWNYKTMLNPHVLLIGPTGAGKTEFLISLGYKINIFSNIPVIFFDTKSDIKIRLKRYYIRFKILNPLVYSLGLLKVDGINLESYISQIEEILSNSFKLDKYTSSILYKVIKDVFYRYTNPTWNIILTEIEKLDIPYQVKTYLYRIISQVKELDIDKENSLISMINEDNIYVIDLSLVKSEEIRRLIMMSVLTKIYNKYNIADDKLKIAVVIDEAWTIIKDSSEYSIILDLIKRGRGFGIMLLLATQNIIDLGDYSDIYLQNIGLSVFMNNGDKKFWQEVLRFVNISDKEISNELSFLGRGEALIRFITDPRPVVISLDTLVRDSL
- the hxlB gene encoding 6-phospho-3-hexuloisomerase, with protein sequence MFDIAEFIIRAAQMIKPEQVNKMVEVLTNFYYNNRNGKVLVMGAGRSGLVGRAFAMRLLHLGYNAYVLGETIVPAIGEKDIAIAISGSGRTKLILTAAEAAKEAKATLIAITSYSDSPIAKIADVVVEIPGRTKYSQNEDYFARQILGITEPLAPLGTLFEDTTQIFLDGVVAELMMKLKKTEDDLRVIHANIEL
- a CDS encoding [LysW]-aminoadipate/[LysW]-glutamate kinase; this encodes MIVVKAGGRVIKNNLDGIIESLSNVGEQAIFVHGGGDQVTETSKKLGIEPVFVTSPEGIRSRYTTKEELEVFIMVMSLISRQIVSKLAHKKKVISLTGADGNSVIAERKKKIIIIDERGRKRIVDGGYTGKIKKVDSLVISDLLKSFDLLVFAPLAYDPEEKTLLNVDGDQMAFAIATTMKADTLILLTDVEGVLIDGKVINKLTSKEAKELSKRIGPGMNRKLLMAGEAIENGVKKVIISSGLVQDPISNALQLKGTVIM
- the argC gene encoding N-acetyl-gamma-glutamyl-phosphate reductase, with amino-acid sequence MIRVAVIGGSGYTGGELLRILAVHPKVEVTYVTSREYAGKPVSLIHPNLRGFYNMNFSQFSFDKLGDKADVVFLGLPHKVSIEYVPKILETGIQVIDLSADFRLKDPTLYKIWYGYEHPYPDLLKKAVYGLPELHYEELKNAKLIASPGCNATATILAGAPLVASGLLETYKLISDVKVGSSEGGAKPHEGSHHPERQNAIRPYEADGHRHAAEAEQELSLVAKRDVKVSLVPHAVSSVRGALASVHGWLNSDISEMDMWKKSIEFYKGKKFVRIIRSNVHPYPDPKFVIGSNFADIGFAIEKRMQRITMFSAIDNLMKGAAGQAVQAFNISRGFEEDEGLRIPPLRPA